Proteins encoded together in one Planctopirus ephydatiae window:
- a CDS encoding DUF1592 domain-containing protein gives MLRVFVLVAGLFLAPSARGAEDLTALLKTNCLACHDASNPSGQPNLSALPLHPADPRNAEVWVRIHDRVQSGEMPPRDGDPITPSDRTALLRVINQAITTEEERQTKVQGRATRRRLNRIEYENTLRDLLDAPWLPIRSVLPEDAVAHGYNKVGDALDVSHVQMARYLEAADRALSGVVVDQVKQPEVTVKKYYAREQSSFARKMTFSQFNTAPERAAFPVMGYTAQPKVRDGTEPMSVGASDPVARELEGIGLVQGAYEPVEPKFDQFRAPASGRYKLRIMAHSAWVGPNGSNHNLKNPKATSPKWFIPNLDDVSAGRRSEPVTIYAEMPPRQLRRLGAFDVQPEAGIHELEVDLLAGETIRPDASRFFRSRPGETRWQNPLAEADGQPGVVYRWLEVEGPIHEVWPPRGHQLLFGDLPIRFPPGNKRKGQPVEIVSTDQQADATRLLKQFVERAYRRPVPESEQLRFLPVIQQQLALGVSFREAMIAGYTAVLCSPEFTTCHSEPGPLDDFALAARLSYFLINSEPDAELRAVAKTGQLRDPQVLRQQTQRLLDDPRRDRFVTSFIDYWLDQRKILNNSPDAGLYGDYYLDDWLTDSALEETRLYFTEMLTSNLPVRNVVDSDFTFANERLAIHYGLPAMEGTTLRKVMLPPDSVRGGLLTQASILTVTANGTTTSPVVRGAWIMDRILGKTPPKPPPVPAVEPDLRGATTIREQLAKHRNQVSCNGCHAQFDPPGFALESFDIAGGFRTKYRALAEKETRVAGLARSGQPLQFKEALPVDASGQLANGESFHDITQFKKLLLADERKLARNLVGQFTVYSTGAPVRFSDRPAIESILNEAAANGYRTADLIHALVQSPLFLNK, from the coding sequence ATGCTGAGGGTCTTCGTCCTCGTTGCCGGATTGTTTCTCGCGCCCTCCGCGCGGGGCGCGGAGGATTTGACGGCCCTGCTCAAGACCAATTGCCTCGCCTGCCATGATGCGTCAAATCCTTCGGGTCAGCCGAACCTCTCCGCTTTGCCACTCCATCCGGCCGATCCACGGAATGCCGAAGTCTGGGTGCGGATTCATGACCGCGTTCAATCGGGGGAGATGCCTCCCAGGGATGGCGACCCGATCACACCGTCGGATCGCACCGCACTGCTCCGCGTCATCAACCAGGCCATCACCACCGAGGAAGAGCGGCAAACCAAAGTCCAGGGCCGTGCCACCCGGCGTCGCCTCAACCGCATCGAGTACGAGAACACGCTGCGAGATCTGCTGGATGCCCCGTGGCTGCCAATTCGCTCGGTCCTGCCCGAGGACGCAGTCGCCCACGGCTACAACAAAGTCGGCGATGCACTGGATGTCTCCCACGTACAGATGGCCCGCTATCTGGAAGCCGCTGATCGGGCCCTGAGCGGCGTTGTGGTCGATCAGGTGAAGCAACCAGAGGTCACCGTAAAGAAGTACTATGCCCGCGAACAAAGTTCGTTCGCCCGCAAGATGACCTTCAGCCAGTTCAACACCGCCCCCGAGCGGGCCGCGTTCCCCGTGATGGGATACACCGCCCAGCCCAAGGTGCGCGACGGCACCGAGCCGATGTCTGTCGGTGCCTCCGATCCGGTGGCGCGGGAACTTGAAGGGATCGGTCTGGTGCAGGGGGCCTATGAACCGGTCGAACCGAAGTTTGACCAGTTCCGTGCTCCCGCTTCAGGCCGTTACAAGTTGCGGATTATGGCCCATTCGGCATGGGTCGGGCCGAATGGCTCCAATCACAATCTCAAGAATCCCAAGGCCACGTCGCCCAAATGGTTCATTCCCAATCTGGATGATGTCAGCGCGGGTCGTCGCTCCGAGCCGGTGACCATCTACGCCGAAATGCCACCTCGGCAGTTGCGACGTCTGGGTGCGTTCGACGTTCAGCCGGAAGCGGGTATTCATGAGTTGGAAGTCGATCTTCTGGCGGGTGAAACCATCCGTCCCGACGCCTCCCGCTTCTTCCGCTCGCGCCCCGGCGAAACACGTTGGCAGAATCCGTTGGCGGAAGCGGATGGGCAACCCGGAGTGGTTTATCGCTGGCTGGAGGTCGAAGGCCCCATCCACGAGGTCTGGCCACCGCGAGGGCATCAATTGCTCTTCGGCGACCTGCCGATTCGCTTTCCTCCGGGAAACAAAAGAAAGGGTCAACCGGTCGAGATTGTCTCCACGGATCAACAGGCCGATGCGACACGGCTGCTCAAACAATTCGTCGAGCGGGCGTACCGTCGACCGGTTCCCGAATCGGAACAGCTCCGTTTCCTCCCCGTGATTCAGCAACAGCTCGCTTTGGGTGTCTCCTTTCGCGAAGCGATGATCGCAGGCTATACGGCGGTCCTCTGCTCGCCGGAGTTCACCACCTGCCATAGTGAACCCGGCCCGCTCGACGACTTCGCGCTTGCTGCGAGGCTCTCCTACTTCCTCATCAACTCCGAACCCGATGCCGAACTCCGCGCAGTGGCCAAGACCGGTCAATTACGCGATCCCCAGGTCTTGCGGCAACAGACGCAGCGCCTGCTCGACGACCCCCGCCGGGATCGCTTCGTGACATCGTTCATCGACTACTGGCTCGATCAACGCAAGATCCTCAATAACTCGCCCGATGCGGGTCTCTACGGCGACTACTACCTCGACGACTGGCTCACCGACTCCGCACTCGAAGAAACCCGGCTCTACTTCACAGAGATGCTGACCAGCAATCTCCCCGTGAGGAATGTCGTCGACTCCGATTTCACCTTCGCCAACGAACGGCTCGCCATCCACTACGGTCTCCCTGCCATGGAGGGAACCACATTGCGGAAGGTGATGCTCCCTCCCGATTCGGTACGCGGCGGCCTGCTTACACAGGCCAGCATCTTGACGGTCACCGCCAACGGCACCACCACCTCGCCCGTTGTTCGCGGAGCCTGGATCATGGATCGCATCCTCGGAAAGACACCGCCCAAGCCGCCCCCCGTTCCCGCCGTCGAACCCGATCTCCGCGGTGCCACCACCATTCGGGAACAACTGGCCAAACACCGCAATCAGGTCTCGTGCAATGGCTGCCACGCCCAGTTCGATCCACCGGGCTTCGCCCTGGAAAGCTTTGATATCGCAGGTGGCTTCCGCACCAAGTACCGCGCCCTCGCTGAGAAGGAGACCCGCGTTGCCGGACTGGCCCGCAGCGGCCAACCTCTCCAGTTCAAGGAGGCCTTGCCCGTCGATGCCAGCGGCCAGTTGGCCAACGGGGAGTCTTTCCACGACATCACACAGTTCAAAAAACTCCTCCTCGCCGATGAACGGAAACTGGCCCGCAATCTCGTCGGCCAATTCACTGTTTATTCCACCGGAGCACCGGTTCGATTCAGTGATCGGCCGGCGATCGAGTCGATACTCAATGAGGCGGCGGCGAACGGCTACCGCACTGCCGATCTCATTCATGCACTCGTCCAAAGCCCCCTGTTTCTCAATAAATAG
- a CDS encoding sigma-54-dependent Fis family transcriptional regulator, whose product MASGWLSRNEFRQAPEFPDLPEFSVWQQEVFQLLPRATSIDAFGREVAARLAGLLGVSYVAIWQRSPAWASMVQYGRLANDDLPQSLMIEALDRDAATIGVKASGSCLVAPLPQEDELSSLGTAVLVIHGKNLHEKHLPAALFAAQTFATALAVCQKTIKAQERAEKLREILKLAAQLANEQQTEKLLTRIAEEATRLLDCDRASIFIWDREHHEVIACPALGVEGGSLRLSDKVGVVGEVISKVQLIRVDDAYADPRFHRKVDASSGYKTSNLLCGPLRDLDGKVLGAFEVINHRQGPFSQEDEITLLDLCIQIAAALQNTRERELLVTSNRQLTEQVSRGVNIVGESPAIVAMRSTIRRLAGTDLPVLILGESGTGKEVVASSLHYQGSRADRPFIAVNCAALTETLLESELFGHERGSFTDAHEMRRGKFELAEGGTIFLDEIGDLSAGGQAKLLRVLEQKVITRVGGSQTIPINARVIAATNARLAEAVRAKKFREDLYFRLNVVTLEIPPLRERADDVLPLAEYFLEQFAVQARRGKMHLSAEARRRLQSHAWPGNVRELRNLMERVAFLAPAERIEVEDLAFILSPERDSFHEPSLDMGLSEATNSFQQEYIRRAIKRVRNNMSEAARLLGLHRSNLYRKMRQLDMAEAGDGDEESDS is encoded by the coding sequence ATGGCATCTGGTTGGTTGTCTCGAAATGAGTTTCGTCAGGCCCCTGAGTTCCCTGATCTGCCGGAATTCTCCGTGTGGCAGCAGGAGGTTTTTCAGTTGCTTCCCCGGGCGACGTCTATCGATGCATTCGGGCGGGAGGTCGCGGCACGACTCGCCGGCCTGCTCGGGGTCAGCTATGTCGCCATCTGGCAAAGATCACCTGCCTGGGCTTCGATGGTTCAATACGGCCGTCTGGCCAACGATGATCTACCCCAGAGCCTGATGATCGAAGCACTCGACCGGGATGCAGCGACGATCGGTGTTAAAGCCAGTGGAAGCTGCCTCGTCGCCCCCTTGCCTCAGGAAGATGAGTTGTCTTCATTGGGGACGGCTGTCCTTGTCATCCATGGCAAAAACCTGCATGAAAAACATTTGCCCGCCGCGCTGTTCGCTGCGCAAACGTTCGCGACCGCGCTGGCCGTGTGCCAGAAGACGATCAAGGCACAAGAGCGAGCCGAAAAGCTGCGCGAGATTCTCAAGCTGGCTGCACAACTGGCCAATGAGCAGCAGACAGAAAAACTGCTGACACGAATCGCCGAGGAAGCGACCCGCCTGCTTGACTGCGACCGTGCCAGCATTTTCATCTGGGATCGCGAACATCATGAAGTGATTGCCTGCCCCGCACTGGGTGTCGAAGGGGGTTCACTTCGACTTTCTGACAAAGTTGGTGTGGTAGGAGAAGTCATTTCCAAGGTGCAGTTGATTCGCGTGGACGACGCCTACGCTGACCCGAGATTTCATCGCAAGGTGGATGCTTCCAGTGGCTACAAGACCAGCAATCTCCTCTGCGGCCCTTTGCGGGATCTCGATGGCAAGGTTCTTGGTGCCTTTGAAGTCATCAATCATCGCCAGGGCCCCTTTTCGCAGGAAGATGAGATCACACTTCTCGACCTGTGCATCCAGATTGCAGCGGCTCTGCAGAATACCAGAGAACGTGAACTGCTCGTCACATCGAATCGTCAACTGACCGAGCAGGTCTCGCGCGGGGTCAACATCGTTGGCGAAAGCCCGGCCATCGTCGCGATGCGGAGCACCATCCGCCGCCTCGCGGGAACCGATCTGCCTGTCCTGATTCTCGGAGAAAGCGGCACGGGGAAAGAAGTCGTGGCTTCGTCGCTGCATTACCAGGGATCGCGAGCCGATCGGCCCTTTATTGCTGTCAATTGTGCAGCACTCACGGAAACACTTCTCGAAAGCGAACTCTTCGGTCATGAGCGTGGGTCGTTCACGGATGCCCACGAAATGCGCCGCGGTAAGTTTGAACTCGCGGAAGGGGGGACAATCTTCCTCGATGAGATCGGCGATCTGAGTGCGGGTGGTCAGGCCAAGCTCTTGCGTGTGCTGGAGCAGAAAGTGATCACCCGCGTGGGTGGTTCGCAGACGATTCCGATCAATGCCCGTGTGATTGCCGCCACCAATGCCCGGCTGGCGGAAGCTGTGCGTGCGAAGAAGTTTCGCGAAGACCTCTACTTCCGCTTAAATGTTGTGACGTTAGAAATCCCGCCCTTGCGCGAGCGAGCGGACGATGTTCTGCCTTTGGCCGAGTACTTTCTCGAACAGTTTGCGGTGCAGGCCCGCCGAGGAAAGATGCATCTTTCGGCTGAAGCCAGGCGCCGCCTGCAATCGCATGCCTGGCCCGGCAACGTGCGTGAGCTGCGGAATCTGATGGAGCGTGTCGCCTTTCTGGCACCGGCCGAGCGGATCGAGGTGGAAGACCTGGCCTTCATTCTCAGCCCTGAGCGCGACAGTTTTCATGAGCCATCGCTCGATATGGGCCTCAGTGAAGCGACTAACTCCTTCCAGCAGGAATACATCCGCCGGGCAATCAAGCGGGTGCGGAACAACATGAGCGAAGCGGCGAGGTTATTAGGTCTCCACCGGTCGAATCTCTACCGCAAAATGCGGCAGCTCGATATGGCGGAAGCGGGGGATGGGGATGAGGAATCGGATTCTTAA
- a CDS encoding excinuclease ABC subunit UvrA produces MEETETVGTIRIRGARTHNLQNLSLDLPLGKLVGVTGISGSGKTSLALDTLFVEGQRRYLETLSPQIRRQLRRQSWADVDEIQGLPPTICLDSRTLSVGPRATLATLTEIHDLLRVVYVRAGVLHCPSCQSIVEQSTHDEILDDLVALPERTKLQLLAKVDDDPGISPQDRLRQIAQSGFVRARINGKLVDTSDVFVLAEDAPRPVIEAVVDRVIIKEGILSRLAESLDVALRLGHGCCLVTIDGAPDRHYATIRFCGACHRSFADPQLRTFSHFSAAGACPACLGLGVRVAKESTKPKRQQKSASKAQSQRAVAQVVSSEKCEECQGSRLGEVARHTFWEKRTLPDWLKLNVDDALKAIRQIETAWQQEALPGGKTTQQGLLRQNLIPEIIRRLDGLQRLGLGYLTLDRSAQTLSGGELTRSRLATLIASQRKGYCFVLDEPSSGLHRADLYRVKNALNALRDVGNTVVVVEHEVDLLQGADWLVELGPGAGHLGGKLVTTGTPETTAEAPESVIGPWLKECRQRNPTADLSSDRQHNKSSINHALPEVIVLGACDVGSITIPPIRVRNVHVPALRLGMGQVVCFTGVSGSGKTTWLMEGILPALQQALNARHQRPGSKSLASGNRNLITTIPDELIEVVTIGQSPAGRGWKSFPMTVAGLWDLVRRIYAATKDAKLRGFTPARFSPWHPEARCPVCLGQGEVTLEADFLPDWKTTCETCAGDRFNPATLAIRFRGKSLGDVLRMEFSEAAEFFANFERLARPLHLFCELGLGYLKLGQPMRTVSTGEAQRIRLASYLARPDFQGQRCFALDEPTTGLHPADVQALLKVFDRLVAAGHLLLVVEHHLDVIRAAHQILDLGPGAGLQGGQLVAWGSQHDLRQNPASLTGQALRGDSIP; encoded by the coding sequence ATGGAGGAAACTGAGACCGTCGGCACGATTCGAATTCGCGGTGCCCGCACCCATAACCTGCAGAATCTCAGTCTCGATCTTCCACTGGGGAAACTTGTGGGAGTCACAGGGATCAGTGGTTCTGGCAAGACATCGCTGGCACTGGATACTTTGTTTGTGGAAGGACAACGGCGATATCTGGAAACATTAAGTCCTCAGATTCGTAGACAACTTCGCAGACAATCGTGGGCCGATGTGGATGAAATTCAAGGCTTGCCACCGACGATCTGTCTCGATTCTCGCACGTTATCGGTAGGTCCGCGGGCGACCTTAGCCACTCTCACGGAGATTCATGATCTTCTGCGAGTGGTCTATGTTCGAGCCGGTGTGCTGCACTGCCCATCGTGCCAGTCGATTGTCGAGCAGTCGACACACGATGAAATCCTCGATGACCTCGTGGCTTTGCCCGAGCGAACGAAACTGCAGCTGCTGGCAAAAGTCGATGATGACCCTGGCATCTCGCCTCAAGATCGACTCCGGCAGATCGCACAGTCAGGCTTTGTCAGAGCCAGGATCAACGGGAAACTGGTCGATACTTCAGATGTCTTTGTATTGGCTGAAGATGCCCCTCGGCCGGTGATTGAAGCCGTGGTGGATCGAGTGATCATCAAGGAAGGAATTCTCAGTCGACTGGCGGAGTCGCTTGATGTGGCTCTGCGTCTGGGGCATGGCTGTTGTTTGGTCACGATCGATGGCGCCCCGGATCGTCATTATGCGACCATCCGTTTTTGCGGCGCCTGTCATCGCTCGTTTGCTGATCCTCAGTTGCGTACCTTCAGTCACTTTAGTGCTGCTGGAGCATGCCCTGCCTGCCTTGGTCTGGGTGTTCGCGTGGCCAAAGAATCAACAAAACCTAAACGGCAGCAAAAATCGGCCTCCAAGGCCCAGTCCCAGCGAGCTGTTGCTCAAGTGGTGTCTTCCGAGAAATGTGAAGAGTGCCAGGGGAGCCGACTGGGGGAAGTCGCCCGGCACACTTTCTGGGAAAAGCGAACTCTGCCCGACTGGTTAAAGCTGAATGTCGATGATGCCTTGAAGGCCATACGGCAGATCGAAACGGCATGGCAACAGGAAGCTCTACCGGGAGGAAAGACGACTCAGCAGGGTCTTCTCCGGCAGAACCTGATCCCCGAAATCATCCGCCGGCTCGATGGACTCCAGCGGCTGGGATTGGGCTATCTCACACTCGATCGATCGGCTCAGACCTTATCGGGAGGAGAACTGACCCGCAGTCGATTGGCAACATTGATTGCCAGCCAGCGGAAGGGTTATTGCTTTGTGCTGGATGAGCCCTCCAGCGGCTTGCATCGTGCCGATCTTTATCGTGTCAAAAACGCATTGAATGCTCTGCGGGATGTGGGCAACACGGTTGTGGTTGTCGAGCACGAAGTCGATCTGTTGCAAGGGGCGGACTGGCTCGTGGAACTCGGCCCCGGAGCTGGCCATCTCGGGGGAAAACTGGTGACAACCGGTACGCCCGAAACTACTGCGGAAGCTCCCGAATCTGTGATTGGCCCATGGCTGAAGGAATGTCGTCAACGCAACCCGACTGCCGACTTATCCAGTGATCGACAGCACAACAAATCATCCATCAACCACGCATTGCCGGAAGTGATTGTCCTGGGTGCCTGTGACGTGGGATCCATCACCATACCGCCCATACGAGTGCGAAATGTGCATGTTCCCGCACTCAGGCTGGGGATGGGGCAAGTCGTTTGTTTCACCGGTGTTTCCGGCTCAGGAAAGACCACCTGGCTGATGGAAGGGATCTTGCCTGCACTTCAGCAGGCATTGAATGCTCGACATCAGCGGCCCGGTTCAAAATCTCTTGCCAGTGGCAATCGCAATCTGATAACCACGATTCCTGACGAACTGATCGAGGTCGTGACAATTGGTCAATCCCCCGCTGGTCGTGGCTGGAAGTCCTTTCCGATGACAGTGGCCGGTCTGTGGGATCTGGTGCGTAGAATCTACGCTGCGACGAAAGATGCCAAACTGCGAGGCTTTACCCCCGCACGCTTCAGCCCCTGGCACCCTGAGGCTCGTTGCCCCGTTTGTCTGGGCCAGGGTGAAGTGACCCTGGAAGCCGATTTTCTCCCCGATTGGAAAACGACCTGCGAAACCTGCGCGGGAGATCGTTTCAACCCGGCGACACTGGCCATTCGGTTTCGTGGGAAATCGCTGGGTGATGTCTTACGGATGGAGTTCTCTGAAGCCGCCGAGTTCTTTGCGAACTTTGAGCGGCTGGCCCGTCCGTTACATCTGTTTTGTGAACTGGGATTAGGATATCTGAAACTGGGCCAGCCCATGCGCACGGTCTCGACAGGAGAAGCTCAGCGAATCCGTCTGGCCAGTTACCTCGCACGCCCCGATTTTCAAGGCCAGCGCTGCTTTGCTCTCGATGAACCGACCACCGGATTGCATCCTGCCGACGTGCAGGCCTTGCTGAAAGTTTTTGACCGGCTGGTGGCGGCGGGGCATCTGCTGCTGGTGGTCGAACATCACCTGGACGTCATCCGGGCTGCCCATCAGATTCTCGACCTGGGCCCCGGTGCCGGCCTACAGGGAGGACAACTCGTGGCCTGGGGCAGCCAGCACGATCTTCGCCAGAACCCAGCCAGCCTGACAGGTCAAGCCTTGCGTGGCGACTCAATCCCGTAG
- a CDS encoding putative quinol monooxygenase — protein MIYVNVLLTVRETADVPEIRQLLQKQGELSRAEPGCLRFEVYQSKNDSKVFILNEHWESQTALDAHRLAEAYTTIYVPRVLPKVDRVPHPSDLVQ, from the coding sequence ATGATTTACGTCAATGTTCTTCTGACAGTCCGCGAAACTGCAGATGTTCCCGAGATCCGCCAGTTGCTGCAGAAGCAGGGCGAGCTTTCGCGGGCCGAACCCGGCTGCCTCAGGTTCGAAGTTTATCAATCAAAGAACGACTCGAAAGTTTTCATCCTCAATGAACACTGGGAATCTCAAACCGCCCTGGATGCCCATCGCCTTGCCGAAGCCTATACGACCATTTATGTACCTCGCGTGCTTCCCAAGGTTGACCGCGTACCTCACCCCAGCGACCTGGTCCAATAG
- a CDS encoding DUF1552 domain-containing protein, which yields MNRITGMAVPRRLFLQAAGVGLALPLLESMTPALAKAPKESETPRRFLGICNNLGVLPEHFFPQGTGRDYEASTYLKLLERHRNDFTVFSGVSHPDVDGGHPADICFLTAAPHPSSGGFRNTISLDQYIAEQIGIKTRFPSLTLGVNTSGGLRSLSWTGSGVLIPCEEKPSAIFRAMFTQGSPAQIEAQVRKLEQGQSILDAVAGQAKDLQKSLPARDRERLDQYFGSVRDLEQRLAVGKEWERKPKPAAPGPVPTDISTPAEYMAKTRLMYDMARLAFESDSTRSVTLMLDSVNSPVLELEDHEITEGYHNLSHHGKSPAKLAQLQAIDEWHMKLLDGLFTSLKDSKEDGQPLLDRTMILYGSNLGNASTHVTTNLPTLLAGGGFRHGQHLGFDRDRNYPLPNLFVSMLQRLGLEADRFASSTGTMRGLELA from the coding sequence ATGAATCGCATCACCGGAATGGCCGTGCCACGGCGTTTGTTTCTTCAAGCCGCCGGTGTGGGCTTGGCATTGCCGCTCCTGGAATCGATGACACCCGCCTTGGCGAAGGCTCCCAAGGAGTCGGAAACACCCCGGCGGTTCCTCGGCATCTGCAATAACCTCGGCGTGCTGCCGGAGCACTTCTTTCCCCAGGGGACTGGGCGCGATTACGAGGCTTCGACCTATCTGAAGCTCCTCGAGCGCCACCGCAACGACTTCACAGTCTTCAGCGGCGTCTCCCATCCCGATGTCGATGGCGGTCACCCTGCCGACATCTGTTTTCTGACCGCCGCCCCCCATCCCTCCAGCGGTGGCTTCCGCAACACGATCTCGCTCGACCAGTACATCGCCGAACAGATCGGCATCAAAACCCGCTTTCCCTCGTTGACGCTGGGCGTTAACACCTCCGGTGGCCTGCGCAGCCTCTCCTGGACGGGATCCGGCGTGCTGATCCCCTGTGAGGAGAAGCCCTCCGCCATCTTCCGCGCCATGTTCACCCAGGGGTCACCCGCGCAGATCGAGGCCCAGGTCAGGAAGCTCGAGCAGGGGCAGAGCATCCTGGATGCCGTCGCGGGACAAGCCAAAGATCTCCAGAAGTCGCTCCCCGCACGCGATCGCGAGCGGCTCGACCAATACTTCGGCAGCGTGCGCGATCTCGAACAACGGCTGGCCGTCGGTAAGGAATGGGAACGCAAACCCAAACCCGCCGCGCCCGGCCCCGTCCCGACCGATATCTCCACGCCGGCGGAATACATGGCCAAGACCAGGCTCATGTACGATATGGCTCGTCTCGCCTTCGAGAGCGATTCGACCCGCTCGGTCACGTTGATGCTCGACAGCGTCAACTCGCCGGTTCTTGAGCTGGAGGACCACGAGATCACCGAGGGCTACCACAACCTTTCGCATCACGGCAAATCCCCCGCGAAACTGGCCCAGCTCCAGGCGATCGACGAGTGGCACATGAAGCTGCTGGACGGCCTTTTCACTTCGCTCAAGGATTCAAAAGAAGATGGCCAGCCGCTCCTCGACCGCACGATGATTCTCTACGGCTCGAATCTGGGGAACGCCTCCACCCACGTGACGACTAATCTCCCCACGCTTCTGGCGGGTGGCGGATTCCGACACGGCCAGCACCTCGGCTTCGACCGCGACCGCAACTACCCGCTCCCCAACCTCTTCGTCAGCATGCTCCAGCGCCTGGGCCTGGAAGCCGACCGCTTCGCCAGCTCAACCGGTACAATGCGCGGTCTGGAACTGGCGTGA
- a CDS encoding REP-associated tyrosine transposase, producing MPNYRRAFVPGGMYFFTLKTERNAPVFAEISSVRLLGDIFRETIVKWQFTIEAIVLLPDHLHAIWSLPTGDAEYPRRWAWIKKEFTKRYLASGGTEQWVSSSRQHHRRRGVWQRKFWEHSLQDEDDFQRHFDYIHWNPVKHGYVNCPSAWPHSSFHRWVSKGVYPADWGCQDRPTPPIQEIDTVGE from the coding sequence ATGCCCAACTATCGAAGAGCCTTCGTACCTGGGGGAATGTATTTCTTCACCCTCAAGACGGAACGCAACGCTCCGGTCTTTGCGGAGATTTCCTCCGTGAGGCTGCTCGGCGACATTTTTCGAGAAACGATCGTCAAGTGGCAGTTCACAATTGAGGCCATTGTGCTGCTGCCAGATCACTTGCATGCGATCTGGTCTCTCCCCACCGGAGATGCCGAATATCCCCGTCGTTGGGCCTGGATCAAGAAGGAATTCACGAAACGATATCTGGCCAGTGGCGGTACGGAGCAGTGGGTTTCTTCCTCGCGCCAGCATCATCGACGTCGTGGCGTCTGGCAGCGAAAGTTCTGGGAGCACTCTCTTCAAGACGAAGACGATTTCCAAAGACATTTTGATTACATCCACTGGAACCCGGTGAAGCATGGGTATGTGAACTGTCCGTCCGCATGGCCCCACTCCTCATTTCACCGCTGGGTCTCCAAAGGAGTCTATCCCGCCGATTGGGGCTGCCAAGATCGCCCCACGCCTCCTATACAAGAAATAGATACTGTCGGCGAGTGA